One window of the Syntrophorhabdus sp. genome contains the following:
- a CDS encoding DUF4388 domain-containing protein codes for MPNDFIGDLSKTRLLDLISPLLSKKRSGMIQIKGGEVGEIYIEGSNIIHARTGDLTGEEAVLAMMEWNAGRATFDWEAATDEQTVYMPTEQLLMIWTNREAEWGRIRELIPSPNVVFRIPVNGCPDNRSVQANQWKVLALCNGMRSVSDIADALGWQLFETSQTLHGMVRDGLLEKAAEKRVEQTERVRRTVNGNFFPLIENELRKAMGPIAPIVIEDKLAEFGESREAFPEDRLSPFIQSVGEEISDGSKRALFTRLMAEHLARKQK; via the coding sequence ATGCCGAACGATTTCATTGGGGATCTTTCAAAAACAAGGCTTCTCGATCTGATATCGCCCCTGCTGAGCAAAAAGAGATCGGGCATGATACAGATCAAGGGAGGCGAGGTCGGCGAGATCTACATAGAGGGATCGAACATAATCCATGCCAGGACGGGAGACCTGACGGGTGAAGAGGCAGTGCTCGCCATGATGGAATGGAACGCGGGACGGGCCACCTTCGACTGGGAGGCGGCGACAGACGAGCAGACGGTCTACATGCCGACGGAACAGCTCCTCATGATCTGGACCAACCGCGAGGCGGAGTGGGGGAGGATCAGGGAACTCATCCCGTCCCCGAACGTGGTGTTCCGCATCCCCGTCAACGGATGCCCGGACAACAGGAGCGTTCAGGCGAACCAGTGGAAGGTGCTGGCCCTCTGCAACGGAATGAGATCGGTCTCGGACATCGCCGACGCGCTGGGCTGGCAGCTTTTCGAGACGTCACAGACGTTGCACGGCATGGTCCGGGACGGCCTCCTGGAGAAGGCTGCCGAAAAGAGGGTGGAACAGACCGAGCGGGTCCGCAGAACTGTGAACGGTAACTTCTTTCCTCTCATCGAGAACGAGCTGCGCAAGGCCATGGGTCCCATCGCTCCCATAGTCATCGAGGATAAGCTCGCCGAGTTTGGGGAGTCGAGAGAGGCCTTCCCCGAGGACAGGCTCTCGCCATTCATTCAGTCCGTCGGCGAAGAGATCTCCGATGGATCGAAGAGGGCCCTGTTCACGCGTCTCATGGCGGAACACCTTGCGCGAAAACAAAAATAA
- a CDS encoding HAMP domain-containing protein, whose translation MSTENKVTSGLLFRLIAGIFVPILLAFAFLGCVLFLNIDLGGFQFLSIRGIWTKSMSELGAASLKESTASLNRLGEQIIQQKAEDVAREMEIALGTAKKRPSMETLRNDGSLKQIAVQKVGVTGYTAIHDTQAINHFHSNPKLVGSDLHDLSGKLPQFWKLLEKGLAGPAGGYYNWRDPDGSIRPKYMYIAPVKGLGLFVAATTYIDEFSKPAQAITAKMGQMQKTYAAQYNRRFGLILIILAVVLLVLLGVIYLYSFSVVRPIRHLSEVADKISMGDLKATVDVKAKGEIAVLAESIERMQASVRAAIERLQKRR comes from the coding sequence ATGTCTACAGAGAATAAAGTCACATCAGGGTTGCTTTTCAGGCTCATCGCGGGAATTTTCGTCCCCATCCTGCTGGCTTTCGCGTTTTTGGGGTGCGTGTTGTTCCTGAACATCGATCTCGGAGGCTTCCAGTTCTTGAGCATCCGTGGCATCTGGACGAAGAGCATGAGTGAACTCGGCGCCGCGAGCCTGAAGGAGTCGACGGCATCACTCAACAGGCTCGGCGAGCAGATCATCCAGCAGAAGGCCGAGGACGTCGCCAGGGAGATGGAGATCGCCCTGGGGACGGCGAAGAAGAGACCATCCATGGAGACGCTGCGGAACGACGGGTCCCTGAAGCAGATCGCCGTTCAGAAGGTCGGCGTGACGGGTTACACCGCGATCCATGACACCCAGGCGATAAACCACTTTCATTCCAACCCCAAGCTCGTGGGATCGGATCTGCACGACCTTTCCGGAAAGCTTCCGCAGTTCTGGAAGCTCCTTGAAAAGGGACTCGCGGGACCCGCTGGAGGGTATTACAACTGGAGGGACCCTGACGGCAGCATCCGCCCGAAGTACATGTACATTGCCCCCGTGAAGGGTTTGGGTCTCTTTGTCGCGGCGACGACATACATAGACGAGTTCTCGAAACCGGCCCAGGCGATAACGGCAAAGATGGGTCAGATGCAGAAGACATACGCCGCGCAATACAACAGGCGGTTCGGCCTTATCCTTATCATCCTTGCCGTCGTTCTTCTCGTATTGCTTGGTGTCATCTACCTGTATTCCTTCTCCGTGGTCCGTCCCATCCGTCACCTCTCGGAGGTGGCCGACAAGATAAGCATGGGCGATCTCAAGGCTACCGTGGATGTTAAGGCGAAGGGCGAGATAGCCGTTCTGGCCGAGTCGATAGAGAGGATGCAGGCAAGCGTGCGGGCAGCCATCGAGAGGCTCCAGAAGAGAAGATAG
- a CDS encoding 4Fe-4S binding protein, whose protein sequence is MACSFGKGLDKDTGSFYCVIVTLLMAEPRRKKAAPKVDIYKAWCKACGICVAFCPTGSLARDEAGYPYVKYPDKCTNCGWCEIRCPDFAITVQQKRDEARKMRESFEEEAPEGTAAPGE, encoded by the coding sequence ATGGCATGTTCCTTCGGGAAAGGGCTTGACAAGGATACGGGTTCATTCTACTGTGTAATTGTCACTTTGCTAATGGCTGAACCGCGCAGGAAGAAAGCAGCTCCAAAGGTCGATATCTACAAGGCCTGGTGCAAGGCGTGTGGTATCTGTGTCGCTTTTTGTCCCACCGGATCCCTGGCCCGCGACGAGGCAGGGTACCCCTATGTCAAATACCCCGACAAGTGCACCAACTGTGGTTGGTGCGAGATACGGTGTCCCGATTTTGCCATCACGGTGCAGCAGAAGAGGGACGAAGCGAGAAAGATGAGGGAATCATTTGAAGAAGAAGCCCCTGAAGGAACGGCTGCTCCAGGGGAATGA
- a CDS encoding 2-oxoacid:acceptor oxidoreductase subunit alpha produces MKKKPLKERLLQGNEAVVEGALRAGCRFFAGYPITPATEISEQLSVRLPQVDGTFIQMEDEIASLGAVIGASLAGVKSMTATSGPGFSLMQENLGFAIIAEVPCVVVNAMRGGPSTSLPTSPAQSDVMQARWGTHGDHPIIVLCPSTVRECFDLTVRAFNYSEKYRIPVILLIDEVVAHMREKVMISDEEDIEVFNRVRPTMPPEWYIPYEDTPQGVPAMADFGEGYRYHVTGLTHDVRGFPTSRPDEVDPFIRRLFRKVSQNFADLQMGEHFHIDDADVAIIAYGCVARSAKRAVSDCRERGIKAGMLKLNTLWPFMRTDVEKVLRQAKVVIVPEMNMGQISREVKRVNKGEAKVFTINRVDGTIITPQEIMARIKEVF; encoded by the coding sequence TTGAAGAAGAAGCCCCTGAAGGAACGGCTGCTCCAGGGGAATGAAGCCGTTGTCGAGGGAGCCCTTCGCGCGGGGTGCCGGTTCTTCGCCGGGTATCCCATAACCCCGGCGACAGAGATCTCGGAGCAGCTCTCCGTTCGGCTGCCACAGGTCGACGGCACATTCATCCAGATGGAGGATGAGATCGCGAGCCTGGGGGCGGTGATCGGCGCCTCGCTCGCGGGCGTGAAATCGATGACCGCGACGAGCGGCCCCGGTTTCTCGCTTATGCAGGAGAATCTCGGGTTCGCCATCATCGCCGAGGTGCCCTGTGTCGTGGTGAACGCCATGAGAGGCGGGCCGAGCACCAGTCTTCCCACATCCCCCGCGCAGAGCGACGTTATGCAGGCCCGTTGGGGGACCCACGGTGACCACCCCATCATCGTCCTGTGCCCGTCGACGGTCCGCGAATGCTTCGACCTTACCGTCAGGGCATTCAATTATTCCGAGAAATACAGGATACCCGTGATCCTTCTCATCGATGAAGTGGTGGCCCACATGCGCGAGAAGGTCATGATCTCCGATGAGGAAGACATTGAGGTATTCAACAGGGTGAGACCCACGATGCCGCCGGAATGGTATATCCCTTACGAGGATACGCCCCAGGGGGTGCCCGCGATGGCCGATTTCGGGGAAGGGTATCGCTACCACGTGACAGGGCTCACCCACGATGTGCGGGGGTTTCCCACCTCCCGGCCCGATGAGGTCGATCCCTTCATACGCAGGCTTTTCAGAAAGGTGAGTCAGAACTTCGCGGACCTGCAGATGGGCGAGCACTTCCATATCGATGATGCCGACGTTGCCATCATCGCCTACGGATGCGTCGCCCGTTCCGCGAAACGCGCCGTCTCGGACTGCCGGGAGAGGGGCATAAAGGCGGGCATGCTCAAACTGAACACGTTGTGGCCCTTCATGAGGACCGACGTGGAGAAGGTGCTCAGGCAGGCGAAGGTGGTTATCGTGCCTGAGATGAACATGGGACAGATATCACGGGAAGTGAAGCGCGTGAACAAGGGCGAAGCGAAGGTCTTCACCATCAACAGGGTGGACGGCACCATCATAACGCCGCAGGAGATAATGGCCCGGATCAAGGAGGTGTTCTGA
- a CDS encoding 2-oxoacid:ferredoxin oxidoreductase subunit beta, with product MGDVTKLIHHYLRHDKKFPHVWCPGCGIGIILGALIRAIDHRGYEKDDIVLVSGIGCTGRLPVYVDFNTLHTTHGRALTFATGIKLAKPRLKVIVVMGDGDAVAIGGNHFIHAARRNIDLTAVIVNNSVYGMTGGQYSPTTPYGMKTATSVYSNVEHSFSISELAVTAGAVFVGRGTVYHAKLLESLMEKAFQKVGFSVVEIISHCHTQYGRMNRMGSAVEMMQWQRDHAVTMEKAAQMNEEDLKDMFRIGVLVDRDLPPYQDEYERVRRWSKGVEGK from the coding sequence ATGGGTGACGTTACCAAGCTGATCCACCACTATTTGCGCCACGACAAGAAGTTTCCCCACGTATGGTGCCCCGGCTGCGGGATAGGCATCATTTTGGGGGCACTCATCAGGGCCATCGATCACAGGGGCTACGAAAAGGACGACATCGTCCTTGTATCCGGCATCGGGTGCACCGGCAGGCTCCCCGTATACGTGGACTTTAACACCCTCCATACAACACATGGCAGGGCGCTTACCTTCGCAACGGGGATAAAGCTGGCAAAACCACGCCTCAAGGTGATCGTCGTCATGGGAGACGGCGACGCCGTGGCCATTGGCGGCAACCACTTTATCCATGCGGCGCGCCGCAACATCGATCTCACCGCCGTCATCGTCAACAACAGCGTTTACGGCATGACGGGCGGGCAGTATTCTCCGACGACGCCCTACGGCATGAAGACGGCGACGAGCGTTTACTCCAACGTGGAGCACTCCTTCAGCATATCGGAGCTTGCCGTGACGGCGGGGGCCGTCTTTGTCGGGCGGGGGACGGTCTATCACGCCAAGCTGCTCGAAAGCCTCATGGAGAAGGCCTTTCAGAAGGTTGGGTTCTCCGTTGTGGAGATCATATCTCATTGCCACACTCAGTACGGGCGCATGAACCGGATGGGAAGCGCCGTGGAGATGATGCAATGGCAGAGAGACCACGCGGTGACCATGGAAAAGGCCGCGCAGATGAACGAGGAGGACCTGAAGGACATGTTCAGGATAGGTGTCCTTGTCGACAGGGACCTGCCCCCGTACCAGGATGAATACGAAAGGGTGCGGAGGTGGTCGAAGGGCGTGGAGGGGAAATAG